The Impatiens glandulifera chromosome 8, dImpGla2.1, whole genome shotgun sequence genome includes a window with the following:
- the LOC124912459 gene encoding quinone oxidoreductase PIG3-like — MKAVVITSPGGPEVLQVQEVDEPQLQDGEVLIKIEATAINRADTLQRKGLHPPPKGASPYLGLECSGTIEAVGTNVSRWKIGDQVCALLSGGGYAEKVTVPAVQVLPVPPNISLKDAACFPEVVCTVWSTVFMISKLSPGESFLVHGGSSGIGTFAIQIAKYYGIKVFTTAGSEEKLAFCKDIGADVCINYKTEDFVARVKEETQGKGVDVILDNIGAAYYQRNLESLNVGGRLFIIGFMGGTVTETNLTMLLAKRLTVQAAGLRGRSIENKGEIVREVEKNVWPAIDCGKVKPVVYKSFPLSEVSEAHSLMESSKHMGKILLFP; from the exons ATGAAAGCGGTGGTTATTACGTCCCCCGGCGGTCCGGAGGTGCTACAGGTGCAAGAGGTAGACGAACCTCAACTTCAAGACGGCGAAGTTTTGATCAAGATCGAGGCCACAGCCATCAACAGAGCCGATACTCTTCAGCGCAAAGGTCTCCACCCTCCTCCGAAAGGCGCCAGTCCCTATCTCGGTCTTGAATGTTCTGGAACAATCGAAGCCGTCGGGACCAATGTTTCGAGGTGGAAAATCGGCGATCAG GTATGCGCACTTCTTAGCGGAGGAGGTTATGCTGAGAAAGTGACTGTACCAGCTGTTCAAGTTCTTCCAGTTCCGCCTAATATTTCACTTAAAGATGCTGCTTGCTTCCCTGAGGTTGTTTGTACTGTCTGGTCTACTGTCTTCATGATCAGTAAACTATCACCTGGTGAATCATTCCTG GTTCATGGGGGTTCAAGTGGAATTGGTACATTTGCCATCCAGATAGCTAAGTACTATGGAATCAAGGTCTTTACAACTGCAGGGAGTGAGGAAAAACTGGCTTTCTGCAAGGATATTGGAGCTGATGTATGTATCAACtacaaaaccgaagattttgTTGCTCGTGTGAAGGAAGAAACACAAGGGAAAG GTGTTGATGTTATACTTGATAACATCGGAGCAGCCTACTATCAGAGAAACCTTGAAAGTCTAAATGTCGGTGGAAGACTCTTTATCATTGGCTTTATGGGAGGCACGGTGACCGAAACAAACCTAACAATGTTGTTAGCAAAGCGCCTCACAGTCCAAGCGGCTGGTTTGCGTGGTAGAAGTATAGAAAACAAAGGGGAAATAGTGAGGGAAGTGGAGAAAAACGTTTGGCCGGCAATTGATTGTGGGAAGGTGAAGCCAGTGGTCTACAAGTCTTTCCCACTATCTGAGGTTTCTGAGGCTCACAGTCTCATGGAAAGCAGCAAACATATGGGTAAAATTCTCCTTTTTCCATGA
- the LOC124911563 gene encoding uncharacterized protein LOC124911563 produces MRQLPFMGFVCTVMLFVVYRTTKYQHRQTEIESTLYPFYTSKEFGIEAINLKGLPHGIIQARSDLELKPLWSKSRVNTSFSHKLLAIPAGVKQKSNVDVIVQKFLAENFTVMLFHYDSNVNGWSNFNWSKKAIHVAAHNQTKWWFAKRFLHPAIVSIYDYIFLWDEDLGVENFHPGRYLEIVKDEGFEISQPALDPNSTGIHHRITVRLRTNKFHRRVWDDRGNAKCSESSEGPPCTGFVEGMAPVFSKSAWQCAWHLIQNDLVHGWGMDMKLGYCAQGDRTKKVGIIDSEYVVHQGTQTLGGLSAKKDTNSEETTRRHVVDVRAEIRRQSTIELQIFKDRWERAVKEDKIWIDPFSRRRKRKQRLHKKA; encoded by the exons ATGAGACAACTGCCGTTCATGGGATTTGTTTGCACAGTTATGCTGTTTGTTGTTTATAGGACCACTAAATATCAACATCGACAGACAGAG ATAGAGTCCACGCTGTACCCATTTTACACATCAAAA GAATTTGGTATAGAAGCAATAAATTTGAAGGGTTTGCCACATGGAATTATTCAAGCAAGGTCAGATTTGGAGTTAAAGCCTCTATGGTCGAAGTCACGT GTTAACACTTCGTTCTCTCATAAATTGTTGGCAATTCCTGCTGGTGTAAAACAGAAAAGTAATGTTGATGTTATCGTTCAAAAG TTTCTTGCAGAGAACTTCACTGTTATGCTATTTCACTATGATAGCAATGTGAATGGATGGTCGAATTTTAACTGGAGTAAGAAAGCAATACATGTAGCTGCACATAACCAGACAAAATG GTGGTTTGCCAAACGTTTCCTGCATCCAGCCATTGTCTcaatttatgattatatatttttgtgggATGAAGATTTAGGAGTGGAGAATTTTCACCCTGGAAG aTACTTGGAAATTGTTAAAGATGAAGGATTTGAAATATCCCAGCCAGCTTTAGACCCAAACTCAACCGGTATACATCACAGAATTACAGTACGTTTGAGAACAAATAAGTTTCATAG ACGGGTTTGGGATGATCGGGGGAATGCAAAATGCTCAGAATCCAGTGAAGGCCCTCCGTGCACTGG CTTTGTGGAAGGAATGGCTCCAGTATTTTCTAAATCGGCTTGGCAATGTGCTTGGCATCTCATACAG AATGATCTTGTTCATGGCTGGGGAATGGACATGAAACTTGGATATTGTGCTCAG GGGGATAGAACTAAGAAGGTTGGAATTATTGACAGTGAATATGTTGTTCATCAGGGTACACAGACACTTGGTGGTCTATCTGCAAAAAAG GACACAAATTCTGAAGAAACAACAAGG AGACACGTTGTTGATGTTCGAGCCGAG ATAAGGAGACAATCGACAATAGAGCTACAGATATTCAAGGACAGGTGGGAACGAGCCGTGAAAGAGGATAAAATCTGGATCGATCCATTTAGTAGAAGACGAAAAAGAAAGCAAAGGCTTCACAAGAAAGCATAA
- the LOC124912457 gene encoding beta-galactosidase 8-like isoform X2, with the protein MWLHFIPGIQFRTTNDLYKNEMKRFMEKIVELMKEENLFASQGGPIILAQVENEYELVEWAYGVGGELYVEWAAETAVSLNTTVPWVMCRQTDAPDPIINTCNGFYCDGFKPNSPSKPAMWTENYVGWFSAFGYAIPYRPVEDLAFAVARFFEKGGTFQNYYMYFGGTNFGRTAGGPLTATSYDYDAPIDEYGFIRQPKWGHLRDLHMAIKLCEEYLVYADPVQLSLGENLEAHVFYKASNDCAAFLANYGSNSDATVSFNGKSYFLPAWSVSILPDCRTVVFNTAKVVTQKNLIDVVFPRKSNMIEYSLASSEWSWFKEKVGVWSNSSFITSRLLEQINTTQDSSDFLWYTTSINVDENSKVDKETKAFLLIQSLGHAGLVFVNKKLIGFSYGYHDDASFNFSGSIDLNHGRNTLDVLNMMIGLQNFGAWFDIAGAGLYSVIVSHSKNNSKEDLSSAEWTYQVGLEGESIGLDRIDLVNSTLWTKGSDLPTNQSLIWYKTTFYATDGKGPLSLNLSSMGKGQAWVNGQSIGRYWPAYISPSDGCTDNCDYRGSYDSNKCLRHCGQPSQILYHVPRLWVHKGVNLLVLHEELGGDPSKISFLSRVRHEICSVVSEDGIPPVDTWKPKTSLQQPQVRLSCEHGWLITSINFASYGTPKGDCGTFTAGICHKNVKPIIQQACIGNRECSVPVATAKLGDPCPNVLKSLAIEAVCTTTNP; encoded by the exons ATGTGGCTACATTTCATTCCTGGCATTCAGTTTCGTACAACAAATGACCTTTACAAG AATGAGATGAAACGTTTCATGGAGAAAATTGTTGAGTTGATGAAGGAGGAGAACCTTTTTGCATCTCAAGGAGGCCCAATCATTCTTGCACAG GTTGAGAATGAGTATGAACTTGTAGAATGGGCCTATGGAGTTGGAGGAGAATTATATGTTGAATGGGCGGCTGAAACTGCTGTTAGCCTTAATACAACTGTACCTTGGGTGATGTGTCGTCAAACCGATGCCCCAGATCCAATA ATAAACACATGTAATGGGTTCTACTGTGATGGATTTAAACCAAATTCACCTTCCAAACCAGCAATGTGGACTGAGAACTATGTTGGATG GTTCAGTGCATTTGGTTATGCAATTCCTTATCGGCCTGTTGAGGACTTGGCTTTTGCTGTTGCccgtttttttgaaaaaggtgGTACTTTTCAAAACTATTACATG TATTTTGGTGGTACTAATTTCGGAAGGACAGCTGGAGGGCCGTTAACTGCCACAAGCTACGATTATGATGCTCCAATTGATGAATATG GTTTTATTAGGCAGCCAAAATGGGGCCATTTGCGGGATCTTCACATGGCAATCAAGCTATGTGAAGAATATTTGGTCTACGCAGATCCGGTTCAACTCTCACTAGGTGAGAATCTTGAG gCACATGTATTCTACAAAGCTTCAAATGACTGTGCAGCATTTCTTGCCAACTATGGAAGCAATTCAGATGCTACCGTCAGCTTTAATGGGAAATCTTACTTCCTACCCGCTTGGTCAGTTAGCATTCTTCCGGATTGTAGAACTGTTGTATTTAACACGGCTAAG GTTGTTACACAGAAAAACCTTATTGACGTTGTCTTTCCTCGAAAATCTAATATGATTGAATATTCATTAGCTTCATCGGAATGGAGTTGGTTTAAGGAAAAAGTGGGTGTTTGGAGCAATAGCTCGTTTATCACATCCAGGTTACTGGAGCAGATCAATACAACACAAGATTCAAGTGACTTCCTTTGGTATACAACAAG TATAAATGTTGATGAGAACAGTAAGGTTGATAAAGAAACCAAAGCTTTTCTTCTTATCCAGAGTTTAGGTCATGCAGGTCTTGTTTTTGTCAACAAAAAATTAATAG GATTTAGCTACGGTTATCATGACGATGCAAGCTTCAATTTCAGTGGATCAATCGATCTTAACCACGGGCGTAATACCTTGGACGTACTAAATATGATGATTGGTTTACAG AACTTTGGGGCATGGTTTGATATTGCTGGGGCAGGACTTTATTCTGTTATTGTCAGTCATTCGAAAAATAATAGTAAAGAGGATCTCTCATCTGCAGAATGGACCTATCAG GTGGGGCTTGAAGGCGAATCAATCGGACTTGATAGAATCGATCTTGTAAATAGTACTTTATGGACTAAAGGGAGTGATCTTCCAACTAATCAGAGCTTGATATGGTACAAG ACAACATTTTATGCTACTGATGGAAAAGGCCCATTATCTTTGAACCTTTCGAGCATGGGAAAGGGTCAAGCATGGGTTAATGGGCAGAGTATAGGTCGCTATTGGCCTGCTTACATCTCACCGTCTGATGGTTGCACTGATAATTGTGATTATAGAGGATCCTATGACTCCAATAAATGTCTCAGACACTGCGGTCAACCTTCTCAaatttt GTATCATGTCCCTCGATTATGGGTACACAAGGGTGTAAACCTACTGGTTCTTCATGAAGAGCTTGGTGGTGACCCTTCAAAGATCTCCTTTCTGTCACGAGTTAGACATGAGATATGTTCCGTCGTGTCTGAGGATGGGATACCACCTGTTGACACTTGGAAGCCGAAAACGAGCCTTCAACAGCCCCAAGTTCGACTGAGCTGTGAGCATGGATGGCTTATAACTTCAATTAATTTTGCAAGCTATGGAACTCCAAAAGGGGATTGTGGCACTTTCACTGCCGGAATATGTCACAAGAATGTTAAACCCATCATTCAGCAG GCTTGCATAGGCAACAGAGAGTGCTCAGTCCCTGTTGCTACAGCTAAACTAGGTGATCCCTGTCCAAATGTGCTCAAAAGCTTGGCAATTGAAGCTGTTTGTACTACTACTAATCCTTAG
- the LOC124912458 gene encoding quinone oxidoreductase PIG3-like encodes MKAVVITSPGSPKVLQVQEVDEPQLQDGEVLIKIEATAINMVDTFQRKGLNRLRIGASPYLGLECSGTIEAVGTNVSRWKIGDQVCALLSGGGYAEKVTVPSVQLLPVPPNISLKDAAFFPKAAYTVWSTVFMISKLSPGQSFLVHGGSTGIGTFAIQIAKYYGIKVFTTAVSEEELAFCKDIGADVCINCKTEDFVVRVNEETQGKGVDVILDSIGEGYYKPNLESLNVSGRLFLSVGGKFLMFGYIGDTRPKTNLVTLLTKHVTIQLIDLHGKSIENKGEIVREVEKNVWPAIDCGKVKPVVYKSFPLSEASEAHSLMESSKHMGKILLFP; translated from the exons ATGAAGGCTGTAGTCATTACGTCCCCCGGCAGTCCGAAAGTGCTGCAGGTGCAAGAGGTAGATGAACCTCAACTTCAAGACGGTGAAGTTTTGATAAAGATCGAGGCCACAGCCATCAACATGGTCGATACATTTCAGCGCAAAGGTCTCAACCGTCTTCGGATTGGCGCCAGTCCCTATCTTGGCCTTGAATGTTCTGGAACGATCGAAGCCGTTGGGACCAATGTTTCGAGGTGGAAAATCGGCGATCAGGTATGCGCTCTTCTTAGCGGAGGAGGTTATGCTGAGAAAGTGACTGTACCATCCGTTCAACTTCTTCCAGTTCCACCTAATATTTCACTTAAAGATGCTGCTTTCTTCCCTAAGGCTGCCTATACTGTCTGGTCTACTGTCTTCATGATCAGTAAACTATCACCTGGTCAATCATTCCTG GTCCATGGTGGTTCAACTGGAATTGGTACATTTGCCATCCAAATAGCTAAGTACTATGGAATCAAGGTCTTTACAACTGCAGTTAGTGAGGAAGAACTAGCTTTCTGCAAGGATATTGGAGCTGATGTATGTATCAACTGCAAGACCGAAGATTTTGTTGTTCGGGTGAACGAAGAAACACAAGGGAAag GTGTTGATGTTATACTTGATAGCATTGGAGAAGGCTACTATAAGCCTAACCTTGAAAGTCTAAATGTCAGTGGAAGACTCTTTCTAAGTGTCGGTGGAAAATTCCTTATGTTTGGCTATATAGGAGACACACGGCCAAAAACGAACCTAGTCACTTTGTTAACAAAGCACGTCACAATCCAATTGATTGATTTGCATGGTAAAAGTATAGAAAACAAAGGTGAAATAGTGAGGGAAGTGGAGAAAAACGTTTGGCCGGCAATTGATTGTGGGAAGGTGAAGCCAGTGGTCTACAAGTCCTTCCCACTATCTGAGGCTTCTGAGGCTCATAGTCTCATGGAAAGCAGCAAACACATGGGTAAAATTCTCCTTTTTCCTTGA
- the LOC124911997 gene encoding uncharacterized protein LOC124911997, with the protein MTTTKTTTTVAVKSVWGTWEELILGGAVLRHGPQSWDLVSSELRSRTVSPFNFTPEACKAKYDDLQKQYDGCTTLLEELRKRRVTQLKQELEESEGSICSLELKLQCLKSEKGDSNHSQVHYSSCETNSLVVVPLLKSEHIESSVKEASNEVLSTSSFSRDIKKDLEFTEQNKSLKTLQKRRGKRKRREICDDNARDSVVNSKIPNGKEMPVKSNSINDSENLASTTASSMTSGRNKVESKHDDLLATFDSIALNKHGKVFQHRLDTQKTSRYRRTIRQHMDFDTIKARLAGSSILSMEKLFRDMLLVANNAIAYYSRKMPEYNSAVLLREMITEAYEQHLINNSTSNNISSSSMELFPSSIYNPPVRPRSSRPRNPRVLNQAPNFNSFFGITARRDEKTSNNNVDIVDKTDERRERLKIAGRSAQSCKKVGKSTSSLSQNCRKVNQSGSTKKLGETLKKMVRKK; encoded by the exons ATGACAACGACGAAGACGACGACGACGGTCGCTGTTAAGAGCGTGTGGGGCACGTGGGAGGAGCTCATCCTCGGAGGCGCTGTTCTCCGACACGGTCCACAATCCTGGGACCTCGTTTCTTCCGAACTTCGTTCTCGAACCGTTTCTCCTTTCAACTTTACGCCCGAG GCTTGCAAGGCTAAGTATGATGACTTGCAAAAACAGTATGATGGATGCAC AACTTTGCTTGAAGAACTAAGAAAGAGACGAGTGACACAGTTGAAGCAGGAGTTAGAGGAATCCGAAGGCTCAATTTG TTCACTTGAGTTAAAACTTCAATGTCTGAAGTCTGAGAAAGGGGATTCCAACCATAGCCAGGTTCACTACAGTTCTTGTGAGACCAATTCACTTGTCGTCGTACCTTTGCTGAAATCGGAGCATATAGAATCATCTGTCAAAGAGGCATCTAATGAAGTCTTATCAACTAGTAGTTTCAGTCGGGATATAAAGAAAGACTTGGAATTCACCGAGCAAAACAAATCTCTTAAAACACTTCAAAAGAGGAGGGGTAAGAGAAAAAGGAGGGAAATTTGCGACGATAATGCCAGAGATTCAGTTGTCAATAGTAAAATTCCTAATGGGAAAGAAATGCCTGTAAAAAGTAACTCTATTAATGACAGTGAAAACTTGGCCTCAACAACGGCTAGCTCTATGACCTCCGGAAGAAACAAAGTTGAGTCCAAACACGACGACTTACTTGCAACTTTTGACTCCATTGCCCTTAACAAACATGGGAAGGTCTTCCAACACCGGCTCGACACTCAA AAAACATCAAGATACAGAAGGACTATAAGACAGCATATGGATTTCGACACGATAAAAGCAAGGCTAGCCGGCTCTTCCATTCTATCAATGGAAAAGCTCTTTCGAGACATGCTCTTGGTAGCCAACAATGCTATAGCTTATTATTCAAGAAAGATGCCAGAGTATAATAGTGCGGTTTTGCTTAGAGAAATGATAACCGAAGCTTATGAGCAGCATTTAATAAACAATAGCACAAGCAACAACATCTCATCATCCTCAATGGAGTTATTTCCCTCCTCAATATATAACCCACCAGTGAGACCACGCAGTTCTCGTCCTCGCAATCCAAGAGTGCTGAACCAAGCGCCCAATTTCAATAGTTTTTTTGGGATAACAGCCCGAAGAGATGAAAAAACTAGTAATAACAATGTTGACATTGTTGATAAAACTGATGAAAGACGTGAAAGGCTGAAGATTGCTGGAAGAAGTGCGCAAAGTTGCAAAAAGGTTGGTAAGTCGACATCATCTCTTAGCCAAAATTGTAGAAAAGTTAACCAATCTGGTTCGACGAAGAAACTCGGGGAAACGCTTAAAAAGATGGTAAGGAAAAAGTGA
- the LOC124912457 gene encoding beta-galactosidase 8-like isoform X1 yields MERKKLNIYVALLFVSLIFERVNCTTVTYDGKSIVIDGKRRVLQSGSIHYPRSTPEVWPELIQKSKEGGIDVVETYVFWNYHEPVRGQYYFEGRFDLVKFVKTVQEAGLFVHLRIGPYACAEWNYGGFPMWLHFIPGIQFRTTNDLYKNEMKRFMEKIVELMKEENLFASQGGPIILAQVENEYELVEWAYGVGGELYVEWAAETAVSLNTTVPWVMCRQTDAPDPIINTCNGFYCDGFKPNSPSKPAMWTENYVGWFSAFGYAIPYRPVEDLAFAVARFFEKGGTFQNYYMYFGGTNFGRTAGGPLTATSYDYDAPIDEYGFIRQPKWGHLRDLHMAIKLCEEYLVYADPVQLSLGENLEAHVFYKASNDCAAFLANYGSNSDATVSFNGKSYFLPAWSVSILPDCRTVVFNTAKVVTQKNLIDVVFPRKSNMIEYSLASSEWSWFKEKVGVWSNSSFITSRLLEQINTTQDSSDFLWYTTSINVDENSKVDKETKAFLLIQSLGHAGLVFVNKKLIGFSYGYHDDASFNFSGSIDLNHGRNTLDVLNMMIGLQNFGAWFDIAGAGLYSVIVSHSKNNSKEDLSSAEWTYQVGLEGESIGLDRIDLVNSTLWTKGSDLPTNQSLIWYKTTFYATDGKGPLSLNLSSMGKGQAWVNGQSIGRYWPAYISPSDGCTDNCDYRGSYDSNKCLRHCGQPSQILYHVPRLWVHKGVNLLVLHEELGGDPSKISFLSRVRHEICSVVSEDGIPPVDTWKPKTSLQQPQVRLSCEHGWLITSINFASYGTPKGDCGTFTAGICHKNVKPIIQQACIGNRECSVPVATAKLGDPCPNVLKSLAIEAVCTTTNP; encoded by the exons ATGGAAAGAAAGAAACTGAATATCTATGTAGCTCTTCTGTTTGTGAGTTTAATTTTTGAAAGAGTGAATTGTACAACAGTTACATATGACGGGAAATCAATTGTCATCGATGGTAAGAGACGTGTATTGCAGTCTGGATCGATTCATTATCCCAGGAGTACACCTGAA GTATGGCCTGAACTTATTCAGAAATCAAAAGAAGGGGGAATTGATGTGGTTGAGACTTATGTCTTCTGGAATTATCATGAACCAGTTAGAGGACAG TACTACTTCGAAGGCAGGTTTGATCTGGTAAAGTTTGTGAAGACAGTGCAGGAAGCCGGTTTGTTTGTGCATTTGAGGATTGGTCCTTACGCATGTGCAGAATGGAATTACGG GGGATTCCCAATGTGGCTACATTTCATTCCTGGCATTCAGTTTCGTACAACAAATGACCTTTACAAG AATGAGATGAAACGTTTCATGGAGAAAATTGTTGAGTTGATGAAGGAGGAGAACCTTTTTGCATCTCAAGGAGGCCCAATCATTCTTGCACAG GTTGAGAATGAGTATGAACTTGTAGAATGGGCCTATGGAGTTGGAGGAGAATTATATGTTGAATGGGCGGCTGAAACTGCTGTTAGCCTTAATACAACTGTACCTTGGGTGATGTGTCGTCAAACCGATGCCCCAGATCCAATA ATAAACACATGTAATGGGTTCTACTGTGATGGATTTAAACCAAATTCACCTTCCAAACCAGCAATGTGGACTGAGAACTATGTTGGATG GTTCAGTGCATTTGGTTATGCAATTCCTTATCGGCCTGTTGAGGACTTGGCTTTTGCTGTTGCccgtttttttgaaaaaggtgGTACTTTTCAAAACTATTACATG TATTTTGGTGGTACTAATTTCGGAAGGACAGCTGGAGGGCCGTTAACTGCCACAAGCTACGATTATGATGCTCCAATTGATGAATATG GTTTTATTAGGCAGCCAAAATGGGGCCATTTGCGGGATCTTCACATGGCAATCAAGCTATGTGAAGAATATTTGGTCTACGCAGATCCGGTTCAACTCTCACTAGGTGAGAATCTTGAG gCACATGTATTCTACAAAGCTTCAAATGACTGTGCAGCATTTCTTGCCAACTATGGAAGCAATTCAGATGCTACCGTCAGCTTTAATGGGAAATCTTACTTCCTACCCGCTTGGTCAGTTAGCATTCTTCCGGATTGTAGAACTGTTGTATTTAACACGGCTAAG GTTGTTACACAGAAAAACCTTATTGACGTTGTCTTTCCTCGAAAATCTAATATGATTGAATATTCATTAGCTTCATCGGAATGGAGTTGGTTTAAGGAAAAAGTGGGTGTTTGGAGCAATAGCTCGTTTATCACATCCAGGTTACTGGAGCAGATCAATACAACACAAGATTCAAGTGACTTCCTTTGGTATACAACAAG TATAAATGTTGATGAGAACAGTAAGGTTGATAAAGAAACCAAAGCTTTTCTTCTTATCCAGAGTTTAGGTCATGCAGGTCTTGTTTTTGTCAACAAAAAATTAATAG GATTTAGCTACGGTTATCATGACGATGCAAGCTTCAATTTCAGTGGATCAATCGATCTTAACCACGGGCGTAATACCTTGGACGTACTAAATATGATGATTGGTTTACAG AACTTTGGGGCATGGTTTGATATTGCTGGGGCAGGACTTTATTCTGTTATTGTCAGTCATTCGAAAAATAATAGTAAAGAGGATCTCTCATCTGCAGAATGGACCTATCAG GTGGGGCTTGAAGGCGAATCAATCGGACTTGATAGAATCGATCTTGTAAATAGTACTTTATGGACTAAAGGGAGTGATCTTCCAACTAATCAGAGCTTGATATGGTACAAG ACAACATTTTATGCTACTGATGGAAAAGGCCCATTATCTTTGAACCTTTCGAGCATGGGAAAGGGTCAAGCATGGGTTAATGGGCAGAGTATAGGTCGCTATTGGCCTGCTTACATCTCACCGTCTGATGGTTGCACTGATAATTGTGATTATAGAGGATCCTATGACTCCAATAAATGTCTCAGACACTGCGGTCAACCTTCTCAaatttt GTATCATGTCCCTCGATTATGGGTACACAAGGGTGTAAACCTACTGGTTCTTCATGAAGAGCTTGGTGGTGACCCTTCAAAGATCTCCTTTCTGTCACGAGTTAGACATGAGATATGTTCCGTCGTGTCTGAGGATGGGATACCACCTGTTGACACTTGGAAGCCGAAAACGAGCCTTCAACAGCCCCAAGTTCGACTGAGCTGTGAGCATGGATGGCTTATAACTTCAATTAATTTTGCAAGCTATGGAACTCCAAAAGGGGATTGTGGCACTTTCACTGCCGGAATATGTCACAAGAATGTTAAACCCATCATTCAGCAG GCTTGCATAGGCAACAGAGAGTGCTCAGTCCCTGTTGCTACAGCTAAACTAGGTGATCCCTGTCCAAATGTGCTCAAAAGCTTGGCAATTGAAGCTGTTTGTACTACTACTAATCCTTAG